The following coding sequences are from one Triticum dicoccoides isolate Atlit2015 ecotype Zavitan chromosome 4A, WEW_v2.0, whole genome shotgun sequence window:
- the LOC119285252 gene encoding protein PSK SIMULATOR 2-like — protein sequence MARSWLAGLRSRLGGGARQDGLGILAFEAAAAMSRLVSLHLSLSDAEVRRLRADVLRAEGVARLTSTDQSRLLRLTCAELMAGLDRAADDAARLGARCRGLPDAPFLHNFDRVYADAKRGAGLARLDATVGFSRGAGKRFKKMERHVAATAKLYAEMDALTELEASERRMEQWKQHSGPIPVQSSKRQPADEPSEKLMGELRLQRQKVRRLTEGSLWSVAAHKVAKLMAKSVLAVLARVSLAFGALVPGLPPPLTGRGWALGHSSGPMHQSTAPDAAIRHSAPIFRQKDTASTSSESLKPPATTVGGSGMELRYANVILSAETLLKVLRPAIRNEEAHDGMTELAMRDELYKMLPVTIRAAVNEKLRERLRGGQVDEEAAATAMDAVDGVLRWLGPMAHDTLRWQDERSMERKQRFSMQPRAPMVQTLHFADRRKADAAIVEVLVGLSSMCWYDDQRRRPADWNE from the coding sequence ATGGCCAGGTCATGGCTGGCCGGCCTGCGGTCTCGGCTCGGCGGCGGCGCCAGGCAGGACGGGCTCGGCATCCTGGCCTTCGAGGCCGCGGCGGCCATGTCGCGCCTGGTCTCGCTCCACCTCTCGCTCTCCGACGCGGAGGTCAGGAGGCTCCGCGCCGACGTGCTGCGCGCCGAGGGCGTCGCGCGCCTCACGTCCACGGACCAGTCCCGCCTGCTCCGCCTCACGTGCGCCGAGCTCATGGCGGGCCTCGACCGCGCCGCCGACGACGCCGCGCGCCTCGGGGCGCGCTGCCGCGGGCTGCCGGACGCGCCCTTCCTCCACAACTTCGACCGCGTCTACGCCGACGCGAAGCGGGGAGCCGGCCTCGCGCGGCTGGACGCCACCGTCGGGTTCTCCAGGGGCGCCGGGAAGCGGTTCAAGAAGATGGAGCGGCACGTGGCCGCCACGGCGAAGCTGTACGCGGAGATGGACGCGCTCACCGAGCTGGAGGCGTCGGAGCGGCGGATGGAGCAGTGGAAGCAGCACAGCGGGCCCATCCCCGTGCAGTCCTCCAAGCGGCAGCCCGCGGACGAGCCAAGCGAGAAGCTGATGGGCGAGCTCAGGTTGCAGCGGCAGAAGGTGCGGCGACTCACGGAGGGCTCGCTCTGGAGCGTCGCCGCCCACAAGGTGGCCAAGCTCATGGCCAAGTCGGTGCTCGCCGTGCTCGCGCGCGTCTCCCTTGCCTTCGGCGCGTTAGTGCCGGGATTGCCACCTCCGTTGACAGGCCGGGGATGGGCGCTCGGCCACTCGTCTGGCCCCATGCACCAGTCGACGGCGCCCGACGCGGCGATCCGGCACTCGGCTCCGATCTTCCGACAAAAAGACACGGCCTCGACATCGTCAGAGTCACTCAAGCCGCCTGCGACCACCGTCGGCGGCTCGGGGATGGAACTGCGTTACGCGAACGTGATCTTGTCCGCCGAGACGCTGCTCAAGGTGCTGAGGCCGGCGATCCGCAATGAGGAGGCGCATGACGGGATGACGGAGCTGGCGATGAGAGACGAGCTGTACAAGATGCTGCCCGTGACCATACGCGCGGCAGTGAATGAGAAGCTGAGGGAGAGGCTGAGAGGAGGGCAGGTGGACGAGGAGGCCGCCGCGACAGCGATGGACGCCGTGGACGGAGTGCTGCGGTGGTTGGGGCCAATGGCGCATGACACGCTGCGGTGGCAGGACGAGAGGAGCATGGAGCGGAAGCAACGGTTCAGCATGCAGCCGCGCGCGCCGATGGTGCAGACGCTGCATTTCGCGGACCGTCGGAAGGCGGACGCTGCCATCGTCGAGGTGCTCGTTGGTCTCAGCAGTATGTGCTGGTACGACGATCAACGGCGGCGGCCGGCTGACTGGAACGAGTAG